In one window of Candidatus Avedoeria danica DNA:
- the rho gene encoding transcription termination factor Rho — translation MEIAELDGMTVDALRAVAREHEVHGAEHLKKTDLIFGILKAETESRGQLFGGGILEIVQDGIGFLRAHNLKPGPEDVYVSQTQIRRFGLRTGDLVIGEVRAPKDNEKFQGLLRVDAINGEPPAKALDRPRFEELTAIFPTVRLGLETTPNITATRLIDLLSPIGRGQRGLIVSPAKTGKTTILKQIANGVSANHPDVSLMVVLIGERPEEVTDMDRSVDAEVYSSTFDEPVTDHVRVAEMSLQRGKRLVEHGKSVVILLDSITRLARAYNLVVPQSGRTLSGGLDPAALYPPKRFFGAARNTEEGGSLTIIATCLVDTGSRMDDSIYEEFKGTGNMELVLSRRLAERRIYPALDIERSSTRREELLLPADTLARVWLMRRMIDMIGGGNEGAEAIIDRLQRTKSNEEFLSTIHQDLA, via the coding sequence GTGGAGATCGCCGAACTGGATGGGATGACCGTTGATGCGCTGCGCGCCGTCGCACGCGAGCACGAAGTGCACGGCGCGGAGCACCTCAAGAAGACCGACCTCATCTTCGGCATCCTCAAGGCCGAGACGGAGAGCCGCGGCCAGCTCTTCGGCGGCGGTATCCTCGAGATCGTCCAGGACGGGATCGGCTTCCTGCGGGCTCACAATCTGAAGCCCGGGCCGGAGGACGTGTACGTCTCGCAGACCCAGATCCGCCGGTTCGGTCTCCGGACGGGTGACCTCGTCATCGGCGAGGTGCGGGCGCCGAAGGACAATGAGAAGTTCCAGGGCTTGCTCCGGGTGGACGCGATCAACGGCGAGCCGCCCGCGAAGGCGCTGGATCGACCTCGCTTCGAGGAGCTCACGGCCATCTTCCCGACCGTGCGACTTGGCCTCGAGACCACGCCGAACATCACCGCCACGCGCCTGATCGACCTGCTGTCCCCGATCGGCCGCGGGCAGCGCGGGCTGATCGTCTCGCCGGCCAAGACCGGCAAGACGACGATCCTCAAGCAGATCGCGAACGGCGTGAGCGCCAACCACCCCGACGTGTCGCTCATGGTCGTCCTGATCGGCGAGCGGCCCGAAGAGGTGACGGACATGGACCGCTCCGTCGATGCCGAGGTCTACAGCTCGACGTTCGACGAGCCCGTGACGGATCACGTGCGCGTCGCCGAGATGTCCCTCCAGCGCGGCAAGCGCCTGGTCGAGCACGGCAAGTCCGTCGTCATCCTCCTCGACTCCATCACCCGCCTGGCGCGGGCGTACAACCTCGTCGTGCCGCAGAGCGGGCGTACGCTCTCCGGCGGCCTCGACCCGGCCGCGCTCTACCCGCCCAAGCGCTTCTTCGGCGCCGCGCGCAACACCGAGGAAGGCGGCAGCCTGACGATCATCGCCACGTGCCTCGTGGACACCGGCAGCCGGATGGACGATTCGATCTACGAGGAATTCAAGGGCACGGGCAACATGGAGCTCGTCCTGTCGCGCCGGCTGGCCGAGCGGCGGATCTACCCGGCGTTGGACATCGAGCGCTCGAGCACGCGGCGCGAGGAGCTCCTCCTGCCCGCCGACACGCTGGCCCGCGTCTGGCTGATGCGCCGGATGATCGACATGATCGGCGGCGGCAACGAGGGCGCCGAGGCGATCATCGATCGGCTGCAGCGCACGAAATCGAACGAGGAATTCCTCAGCACGATCCACCAGGACTTGGCCTGA
- the glpX gene encoding class II fructose-bisphosphatase has translation MPSVSNEPDRNLALDLVRVTEAAALAASRHMGRGDKEAGDQAAVDAMRLLLRTIQMDGVVVIGEGEKDEAPMLYNGESVGTGSGPQVDVAVDPVDGTRLLAMGRSNALSVVAVSERGAMYNPGPIVYMDKIAVGPAAAGAIDITASVEKNLRAIARAYRKDLDDLTVVVLDRPRHADLVARIRATGARIRFITDGDVAGAIMAAVDGTGVDVLMGVGGTPEGIIAACALKCIGGAIQGRMIPRDDAERARAVAAGMDVDRVLTTDDLVAGDNVFFAATGITDGELLKGVQLFGHGAATYSVVMRSLSGTVRRIESQHRWDKLMVISQVDYDGTNSAMR, from the coding sequence GTGCCATCCGTGTCGAACGAACCCGACCGCAACCTCGCCCTCGACCTCGTCCGCGTGACCGAGGCGGCCGCCCTTGCCGCCTCGCGGCACATGGGGCGGGGCGACAAGGAGGCCGGCGACCAGGCCGCCGTCGACGCGATGCGCCTGCTGCTGCGCACGATTCAGATGGATGGCGTCGTCGTGATCGGTGAGGGCGAGAAGGACGAGGCGCCGATGCTCTACAACGGCGAGTCCGTCGGCACGGGCAGCGGACCGCAGGTGGACGTCGCCGTCGACCCGGTGGACGGCACGCGGCTGTTGGCCATGGGGCGCTCGAACGCGCTGTCCGTCGTCGCCGTGAGCGAGCGGGGCGCGATGTACAACCCGGGTCCGATCGTCTATATGGACAAGATCGCCGTCGGCCCCGCAGCCGCCGGCGCGATCGACATCACGGCGTCCGTGGAAAAGAACCTGCGCGCCATCGCCCGCGCGTACCGCAAGGACCTCGACGACCTGACGGTCGTCGTCCTGGACCGGCCGCGTCACGCCGACCTCGTCGCCCGGATCCGCGCCACGGGCGCCCGGATCCGGTTCATCACGGACGGCGACGTGGCGGGCGCGATCATGGCGGCGGTGGACGGGACGGGCGTCGACGTGCTCATGGGCGTCGGGGGCACGCCGGAGGGGATCATCGCCGCGTGCGCCCTGAAGTGCATCGGCGGCGCCATCCAGGGCCGGATGATCCCGCGCGACGACGCGGAACGGGCGCGCGCCGTCGCCGCCGGAATGGACGTTGACCGCGTCCTGACGACGGACGACCTCGTGGCCGGCGACAACGTCTTCTTCGCTGCCACCGGAATCACGGACGGCGAGCTGCTGAAGGGCGTCCAGCTCTTCGGGCATGGCGCCGCCACGTACTCCGTGGTCATGCGCAGCCTGTCGGGGACGGTTCGGCGGATCGAGAGCCAGCACCGCTGGGACAAGCTGATGGTCATCAGCCAGGTGGACTACGACGGCACGAACAGCGCGATGCGCTGA
- a CDS encoding DUF58 domain-containing protein translates to MLGYALLGLGLVVGLIGIATGSPLLMRVCYILLAAVGVARFITWGSVRWIGISRTTRARRAEVGGYCEEVFRLTNRGWLPKLWIEVRDESDLPGHRASRVVSTLPPGVMRTWTVRTMCVRRGQFTLGPVTLIGGDPLGLFQAVRHLDATQSFTVYPRTVPLDAVDLPTGYLTGGQVIRRRAQFATTNVRSVRAYQPGDALSRIHWPTTARRNQLFTKEFELDPIADFWIVLDLDRDVHVGDVPSDGPDLADWVLRDELLPPTTEEYAVSAAASLARHFLDGGRSVGLVAYGQRRVVHRPDRGERQLHKILSSLAVLRATGRTGLSQVLSTENAEFTRHTTVVVITPAMTLRWTENARTLAMRGVRTLAVLVEPSTFGAAGSSLGIVAELAAMNVPTRLLKNGSDMAGELSGRL, encoded by the coding sequence GTGCTCGGCTATGCGCTGCTCGGCCTCGGCCTCGTCGTCGGCCTGATCGGCATCGCGACCGGCAGCCCGCTGCTCATGCGGGTGTGCTACATCCTGCTCGCGGCCGTCGGCGTGGCGCGGTTCATCACGTGGGGCAGCGTGCGATGGATCGGCATCAGCCGGACCACGCGCGCCCGCCGGGCCGAGGTCGGCGGCTACTGTGAAGAGGTCTTCCGGCTGACGAACCGAGGCTGGCTGCCGAAACTCTGGATCGAGGTGCGGGACGAGAGCGATCTGCCCGGCCACCGTGCCAGCCGCGTCGTGAGCACGCTGCCGCCGGGCGTCATGCGCACCTGGACGGTCCGCACGATGTGCGTGCGCCGCGGGCAGTTCACGCTCGGCCCGGTGACGCTCATCGGGGGCGACCCGCTCGGGCTGTTCCAGGCGGTGCGGCACCTGGACGCCACGCAGAGCTTCACCGTCTACCCGCGCACTGTCCCGCTGGACGCCGTCGACCTCCCGACCGGCTACCTGACCGGCGGCCAGGTGATCCGGCGCCGCGCCCAGTTCGCCACCACCAACGTGCGGTCCGTGCGCGCCTACCAGCCCGGCGACGCGCTCAGCCGCATCCATTGGCCCACGACGGCGCGCCGCAACCAACTCTTCACGAAGGAGTTCGAGCTCGATCCGATCGCCGATTTCTGGATCGTCCTCGACCTCGACCGCGACGTCCACGTGGGCGATGTGCCGTCCGACGGTCCGGACCTGGCCGATTGGGTTCTGCGCGACGAACTCCTTCCGCCGACGACGGAGGAGTACGCCGTCTCGGCCGCCGCCAGCCTTGCCCGCCACTTCCTGGACGGCGGCCGGTCCGTCGGGCTCGTGGCGTACGGCCAACGGCGGGTGGTCCACCGCCCGGACCGCGGCGAGCGGCAGCTCCACAAGATTCTCTCGAGCCTGGCCGTGCTGCGCGCGACGGGCCGAACCGGTCTCTCGCAGGTCCTGTCCACCGAGAACGCCGAGTTCACGCGCCACACGACCGTCGTCGTGATCACGCCCGCGATGACGCTGCGCTGGACCGAGAACGCCCGCACGCTGGCGATGCGCGGCGTGCGCACGCTGGCCGTGCTCGTCGAGCCGAGCACGTTCGGCGCGGCGGGCTCGAGCCTCGGCATCGTGGCCGAGCTGGCGGCGATGAACGTGCCGACTCGGTTGTTGAAGAACGGGTCGGACATGGCGGGGGAGTTGAGCGGCCGGCTGTAA
- a CDS encoding AAA family ATPase, with product MDIATLAARVADNVEHVIMGKRPEVERLLVAVLCRGHVLIEDVPGVGKTTLAKGVARSLGCSFSRIQCTPDLLPSDITGISIFNQQSSTFEYRAGPIVAQIVLADEINRATPKTQSALLEAMEERQVTVDGVTRALPEPFIVLATQNPIEYEGTFPLPEAQLDRFLLRLRLGYPDATAELAMVESQRGGHPIEQLAQVVSTAELIAAQKALQDVYVDPLIKQYVLDLVTATRAHPDIYLGASPRGTLALMRTSQATAAILGRAFVVPDDVKAMSAAVLGHRIIVSPSARIRHVEAEAIVAEIVGAATVPGAAVRARA from the coding sequence ATGGACATCGCCACCCTCGCCGCCCGCGTGGCGGACAACGTCGAGCACGTGATCATGGGCAAGCGGCCGGAGGTCGAGCGGCTGCTCGTGGCCGTCCTGTGCCGCGGCCACGTGCTCATCGAGGACGTGCCGGGCGTCGGCAAGACGACGCTGGCCAAAGGCGTGGCGCGCAGCCTCGGGTGCAGCTTCAGCCGCATCCAGTGCACGCCGGACCTCCTGCCGAGCGACATCACCGGCATCTCGATCTTCAACCAGCAGTCCAGCACGTTCGAGTACCGCGCCGGGCCCATCGTCGCGCAGATCGTGCTGGCCGACGAGATCAACCGCGCCACGCCCAAGACGCAGTCGGCGCTGCTCGAAGCGATGGAGGAGCGGCAGGTGACGGTCGACGGCGTGACGCGGGCGCTGCCCGAGCCGTTCATCGTCCTGGCCACACAGAACCCGATCGAATACGAGGGCACCTTCCCCTTGCCGGAGGCGCAGCTCGACCGCTTCCTCCTCCGGCTGCGGCTCGGCTATCCGGACGCGACGGCCGAGCTCGCGATGGTCGAGAGCCAGCGCGGCGGCCATCCGATCGAGCAGCTGGCGCAGGTCGTTTCGACGGCCGAGCTGATCGCGGCGCAGAAGGCGCTGCAGGACGTCTACGTCGACCCGCTCATCAAGCAGTACGTCCTCGACCTCGTCACCGCCACCCGCGCGCACCCGGACATCTACCTCGGCGCGAGCCCGCGCGGCACGCTGGCGCTCATGCGCACCAGCCAGGCCACCGCCGCCATCCTCGGGCGCGCGTTCGTCGTGCCGGACGACGTGAAGGCGATGAGCGCGGCCGTGCTCGGGCATCGGATCATCGTCAGCCCGTCCGCCCGCATTCGCCACGTCGAGGCCGAGGCGATCGTCGCCGAGATCGTCGGCGCGGCGACGGTGCCGGGCGCCGCCGTCCGCGCTCGCGCCTAG